A part of Variovorax sp. HW608 genomic DNA contains:
- a CDS encoding Bug family tripartite tricarboxylate transporter substrate binding protein, with product MTPGFQRRDVLQLALAAGAAALAGGARAQSGWPTRPVTMIVPFPAGGGTDAFARPLSAQFSSIVGQTLVIDNRGGAGGTVGASIASKARADGYTLFMGAVHHAIAPSVYPKLDYDLEKDFVPMMLLADVPQVVVVNPKRVSATTLKDFVAYARQNPGKLNYASAGSGTSHHLAGELFKLQTGTFITHIPYRGAGPALQDLIAGNVDVMFDGLGSSAQHIKAGRIKALMVAGRKRNPALPDVPCAAEVGLPDYTVTTWYGLWAPKGTPADVQARAIDDMKKALATDELKSIWAANGSEIPNLTGAQYGAFVNAEIKRWAAVVRASGAKLE from the coding sequence ATGACCCCAGGCTTTCAGCGGCGCGATGTGTTGCAGCTCGCGCTGGCGGCGGGCGCCGCGGCCCTGGCCGGCGGCGCGCGCGCGCAGTCGGGCTGGCCGACCCGGCCCGTGACGATGATCGTGCCGTTCCCGGCCGGCGGCGGCACCGATGCCTTCGCGCGGCCGCTCTCGGCGCAGTTCAGCAGCATCGTCGGCCAGACGCTGGTGATCGACAACCGGGGCGGCGCGGGCGGCACCGTGGGCGCGAGCATCGCGTCCAAGGCGCGCGCGGACGGCTACACGCTCTTCATGGGCGCGGTCCACCACGCGATCGCGCCCTCGGTCTATCCCAAGCTGGACTACGACCTCGAAAAGGACTTCGTGCCCATGATGCTGCTGGCCGACGTGCCGCAGGTGGTGGTCGTGAACCCGAAGCGCGTGAGCGCGACCACGCTCAAGGATTTCGTCGCCTATGCCAGGCAGAACCCGGGCAAGCTCAACTACGCCTCGGCGGGTTCGGGCACCTCGCACCATCTGGCGGGCGAGCTCTTCAAGCTGCAGACCGGCACCTTCATCACCCACATCCCGTATCGCGGCGCGGGTCCGGCGCTGCAGGACCTGATCGCCGGCAACGTGGACGTGATGTTCGACGGCCTGGGCTCCTCTGCGCAGCACATCAAGGCGGGCCGAATCAAGGCTCTCATGGTGGCCGGCAGGAAGCGCAACCCGGCCCTGCCCGACGTGCCCTGCGCCGCGGAGGTGGGCCTGCCCGACTACACCGTGACCACCTGGTACGGCCTCTGGGCGCCCAAGGGCACCCCGGCCGACGTGCAGGCGCGGGCCATCGACGACATGAAGAAGGCGCTGGCGACCGACGAGCTGAAATCGATCTGGGCCGCCAACGGGTCCGAGATCCCGAACCTCACGGGAGCGCAGTATGGCGCCTTCGTGAACGCCGAGATCAAGCGCTGGGCCGCGGTGGTGAGGGCCTCCGGAGCCAAGCTGGAATGA
- a CDS encoding universal stress protein — protein MFQRILVATDGSPLSRKAVTSAVALAAQNGSELLALTVVPRYPTNYFDGAAVFTPEDIGRIEKQWSDAAQAALDAVAAEAKAAGVNIRTSVISSDLVGDAIINAAKKHEANLIVMASHGRKGIKRLLLGSETQHVLTHSELPVLVLR, from the coding sequence ATGTTCCAGCGAATCCTGGTCGCCACCGACGGCTCGCCCCTTTCCAGGAAGGCTGTGACGAGCGCCGTCGCGCTGGCGGCGCAGAATGGCTCCGAACTGCTTGCGCTCACGGTCGTCCCCCGCTACCCCACCAACTATTTCGACGGCGCCGCCGTCTTCACGCCCGAGGACATCGGCCGCATCGAGAAGCAGTGGTCCGATGCGGCGCAAGCCGCGCTCGACGCGGTCGCGGCCGAGGCCAAGGCGGCCGGCGTGAACATCAGGACATCGGTCATCAGCTCCGACCTCGTCGGCGATGCCATCATCAATGCGGCCAAGAAGCACGAGGCCAATCTCATCGTGATGGCCTCGCACGGCCGCAAGGGCATCAAGCGGCTGCTGCTGGGCAGCGAAACCCAGCATGTCCTCACGCATTCCGAGCTTCCTGTCCTGGTGCTGCGCTGA
- a CDS encoding ABC transporter substrate-binding protein produces MKLLARLAFAALLAVFAIAAQALVVTDERGVAVDLPKPPQRIVTLLPSLTESVCTLGACDRLVGVDRYSNWPESVRALPQVGGGIDPNVEAIVGLKPDVVLPARSSRVTERLEALGLKVVVLEPKNHADVRRVLDVLGRVLGTDDAQRVWRAIDAAVTAAAQAVPESVGHTRVYFEVNGGPYAASESSFIGETLARLGAKNIVPGSMGPFPKLNPEFVVRADPDLIMIGERNAQGMEQRPGWSRIKAVRNGRICRFSADEADVLVRPGPRMGEAARLMARCLSSTLERK; encoded by the coding sequence ATGAAGCTGCTTGCGAGACTGGCGTTCGCCGCCTTGCTGGCCGTGTTCGCGATCGCGGCACAGGCGCTCGTCGTGACCGACGAGCGCGGCGTGGCGGTGGACCTGCCGAAGCCGCCGCAGCGCATCGTCACCTTGCTGCCTTCGCTGACCGAATCCGTCTGCACGCTCGGCGCCTGCGACCGGCTGGTCGGCGTGGACCGCTACTCCAACTGGCCCGAGTCTGTGCGCGCCTTGCCGCAGGTGGGGGGCGGGATCGACCCGAACGTCGAGGCCATCGTCGGGCTCAAGCCCGACGTGGTGCTGCCCGCCCGCTCGTCGCGCGTCACCGAACGGCTCGAAGCCCTGGGCCTCAAGGTGGTGGTGCTCGAACCCAAGAACCACGCCGATGTGCGGCGCGTGCTCGATGTGCTCGGCCGCGTGCTCGGCACCGACGATGCGCAGCGCGTATGGCGCGCGATCGATGCCGCCGTCACGGCGGCGGCGCAGGCGGTGCCGGAGAGCGTCGGCCACACCCGCGTGTATTTCGAGGTCAACGGCGGTCCCTATGCGGCGAGCGAGTCTTCGTTCATCGGCGAGACGCTCGCGCGCCTTGGCGCGAAGAACATCGTGCCGGGGTCGATGGGGCCGTTCCCCAAGCTGAATCCCGAATTCGTGGTGCGCGCCGATCCGGACCTGATCATGATCGGCGAGCGCAATGCGCAGGGCATGGAACAACGGCCGGGCTGGAGCCGCATCAAGGCGGTGCGCAATGGCCGCATCTGCCGCTTCAGCGCCGACGAGGCCGACGTGCTGGTGCGGCCCGGGCCGCGCATGGGCGAAGCCGCGCGCCTGATGGCACGGTGCTTGAGCTCAACCCTGGAGCGCAAATGA
- a CDS encoding malonyl-CoA decarboxylase → MNASDWITRNVSRLKPGNIAEAARTAVGPRPLSERLEATLRRSGEGLAPRALRRALGDLQAVVDPSVSEVEGGRRAHDFVQWYAGRELDERRDIWLLMSERFAPDAQKLSNAREHHEAAVGTADEGQAEIQLRRALASPRARLLQRFAVEPDGMGFLVDLRAQLLPHLKGDRRLLPLDAELEHLFSTWFDVAFLDLRRISWDSPASLIEKLIQYEAVHDIKSWADVKNRLDSDRRCYGFFHPRLPNTPLIFVEVALVDRVSEGIAPLLDEAAALTRPETATTAIFYSISNTQAGLRGVSFGDSLIKRVVETLQEELPRLKTFATLSPIPGFRAWLGKHAGDMLARLDEKRSTELGRVVGSLPPTAERFLAAADAVSAQDARSPVAQLLLNSAAEYLGRATADGKPVDPVARFHLGNGARVERLNWAGDPSPKGLKQSYGLMVNYLYDLKRLDKHRALLGQGKVAVSGAIDDLFFPD, encoded by the coding sequence GTCGGACCAAGGCCGCTTTCCGAACGCCTCGAAGCCACGCTGCGCCGCTCCGGCGAAGGGCTCGCGCCGCGCGCCCTGCGGCGCGCGCTGGGGGACCTCCAGGCGGTGGTCGACCCCAGCGTGAGCGAAGTCGAGGGCGGCCGCCGCGCCCATGATTTCGTGCAGTGGTATGCGGGGCGCGAACTCGACGAGCGGCGCGACATCTGGCTGCTCATGAGCGAGCGCTTCGCGCCCGATGCGCAGAAGCTCAGCAACGCCCGTGAGCACCACGAGGCAGCGGTCGGGACGGCCGACGAAGGCCAGGCCGAGATCCAGCTGCGGCGCGCGCTGGCCTCGCCGCGCGCGCGGCTCTTGCAGCGCTTCGCGGTCGAGCCCGACGGCATGGGTTTCCTGGTCGATCTGCGCGCCCAGCTGCTGCCGCACCTCAAGGGCGACCGGCGGCTGCTGCCGCTCGACGCCGAACTCGAGCACCTGTTTTCCACTTGGTTCGACGTGGCCTTCCTGGACCTGCGCCGCATCAGCTGGGATTCGCCGGCCTCGCTGATCGAAAAGCTGATCCAGTACGAAGCCGTGCACGACATCAAGAGCTGGGCCGACGTCAAGAACCGGCTCGACAGCGACCGCCGGTGCTACGGCTTCTTCCATCCACGGCTGCCCAACACGCCGCTGATCTTCGTGGAGGTGGCGCTGGTCGACCGTGTCAGCGAGGGCATCGCGCCGCTGCTCGACGAGGCCGCCGCGCTGACCCGGCCCGAAACGGCCACCACCGCGATCTTCTATTCGATCAGCAACACGCAGGCCGGCCTGCGCGGCGTGAGCTTCGGCGATTCACTGATCAAGCGCGTGGTCGAGACGCTGCAGGAAGAGCTGCCGCGCCTGAAGACTTTCGCGACCCTGTCGCCGATCCCGGGCTTTCGCGCCTGGCTCGGCAAGCATGCCGGCGACATGCTGGCGCGGCTCGACGAGAAGCGCTCGACCGAGCTCGGCCGCGTGGTCGGATCGCTGCCGCCCACGGCGGAACGCTTCCTCGCGGCGGCGGACGCGGTGAGCGCGCAGGACGCCAGGTCGCCGGTTGCGCAACTGCTGCTCAATTCGGCCGCCGAATACCTCGGCCGCGCCACGGCCGACGGCAAGCCGGTGGACCCGGTCGCGCGCTTCCATCTCGGCAACGGCGCGCGGGTCGAGCGGCTCAATTGGGCCGGCGATCCTTCGCCGAAGGGGCTGAAGCAGTCCTATGGCCTGATGGTCAACTACCTCTACGATCTCAAGCGGCTCGACAAGCACCGCGCCCTGCTCGGACAGGGCAAGGTGGCCGTGTCCGGCGCGATCGACGATCTCTTTTTCCCGGATTGA
- a CDS encoding TonB-dependent receptor domain-containing protein, with the protein MKTSVFFHRTDRCASSWPLARASRVSLAVAALSGLASAAMAQSTGALTETVVTATRTPTRVDDLVSDTVVIDRAQIEQQASRTLPEILARVAGVQISANGGAGKSSSVFIRGTEARHTILLIDGVRYGSATLGTPVWDNIPVEMIDHIEVVKGPASALYGSDGVGGVVQIFTRKAAPGDSVFMPRASATLGSESYKQITGGFSGASGAATYSLDVQRTIDHSFSATNSKVQFGNFNPDRDPFNQSAVNASFGWQFNPDWKLDTGILYSDGLNHFDDGPGRDSRNTVRTETAYVGAAGKLMSNWNTQLRYARSDDYSRNIVAAPFNLPGLFQTTQNQYLWQNDIATPVGTVIAGLERLEQNVNSDTRYTVTERDINSAFVGLSGDHGPHSWQLNARHDDNSQFGGNDTWFAGYGYRITPNWRVNVSHGTSFVAPSFNQLYYPGFGNPNLKPEEGRNTDVGITWTQGGHTVKLVGYDNKITGFITSETLPQNIPHARIQGGTLGYDGQFGNLGLHASYDSLDPHNEVTGKLLPRRAKEQATLGADYQIGAWKLGGSAIHVGQRYDDAANTRVLNSYTTVDLYAEYRVAKDWSVQGRVSNVGDVSYETAFGYNQPGRAFYLTLRWQPK; encoded by the coding sequence ATGAAAACAAGCGTTTTCTTCCATCGCACCGACCGGTGCGCTTCGTCGTGGCCGCTCGCGCGCGCCAGCCGCGTTTCCCTGGCCGTTGCCGCACTGTCGGGCCTCGCTTCCGCCGCAATGGCGCAGAGCACCGGCGCGCTCACCGAGACCGTGGTGACCGCCACCCGCACGCCGACCCGCGTCGATGACCTGGTTTCCGACACCGTCGTGATCGACCGTGCCCAGATCGAGCAGCAGGCCAGCCGCACGCTGCCCGAAATCCTCGCGCGCGTCGCCGGCGTGCAGATCTCGGCCAACGGCGGCGCCGGCAAGTCGAGCAGCGTCTTCATCCGCGGCACCGAGGCGCGTCACACCATCCTGCTGATCGACGGCGTGCGCTACGGCTCCGCGACGCTCGGCACGCCGGTCTGGGACAACATTCCCGTCGAGATGATCGACCACATCGAAGTGGTGAAGGGCCCCGCCTCCGCGCTCTATGGCAGCGATGGCGTGGGCGGCGTGGTGCAGATCTTCACGCGCAAGGCGGCGCCCGGCGATTCGGTCTTCATGCCGCGCGCCTCGGCGACGCTCGGCAGCGAGAGCTACAAGCAGATCACCGGCGGCTTCAGCGGTGCGTCCGGCGCGGCGACCTACTCGCTCGATGTTCAGCGCACAATCGACCACAGCTTTTCGGCGACCAACAGCAAGGTGCAATTCGGCAACTTCAATCCCGACCGCGACCCCTTCAACCAGAGTGCGGTCAACGCATCGTTCGGCTGGCAGTTCAACCCGGACTGGAAGCTCGACACCGGCATCCTGTATTCGGACGGCCTGAACCACTTCGATGACGGCCCGGGCCGCGACTCGCGCAACACGGTGCGCACGGAAACGGCTTACGTCGGGGCGGCCGGCAAGCTGATGTCGAACTGGAACACGCAACTGCGCTATGCCCGCAGCGACGACTACAGCCGCAACATCGTCGCGGCGCCCTTCAATCTGCCGGGCCTGTTCCAGACCACGCAGAACCAGTACCTCTGGCAGAACGACATCGCCACGCCGGTCGGCACCGTGATCGCGGGCCTGGAGCGGCTCGAACAGAACGTGAACAGCGACACCCGCTACACGGTCACCGAGCGCGACATCAATTCCGCCTTCGTCGGCCTGAGCGGCGACCATGGCCCGCACAGCTGGCAGCTCAACGCGCGGCACGACGACAACTCGCAGTTCGGCGGCAACGACACCTGGTTCGCCGGCTACGGCTACCGGATCACGCCGAACTGGCGCGTGAACGTGTCGCATGGCACCAGCTTCGTGGCGCCATCGTTCAACCAGCTCTACTACCCCGGCTTCGGCAATCCGAACCTGAAGCCCGAGGAGGGCAGGAACACCGACGTCGGCATCACCTGGACCCAGGGCGGGCACACCGTGAAGCTGGTGGGCTATGACAACAAGATCACGGGCTTCATCACCAGCGAGACGCTGCCGCAGAACATCCCGCACGCACGCATCCAGGGCGGCACGCTCGGCTACGACGGCCAGTTCGGCAACCTCGGCCTGCATGCGAGCTACGACTCGCTCGATCCGCACAACGAGGTCACCGGCAAGCTGCTGCCGCGGCGCGCGAAGGAGCAGGCCACGCTCGGCGCCGACTACCAGATCGGCGCCTGGAAGCTCGGCGGCTCGGCGATCCATGTGGGCCAACGCTATGACGACGCGGCCAACACACGCGTGCTGAACAGCTACACCACGGTCGATCTCTATGCGGAATACCGCGTGGCGAAGGACTGGTCGGTGCAGGGGCGTGTCTCGAACGTGGGCGACGTGAGCTACGAGACTGCGTTCGGCTACAACCAGCCCGGCCGCGCGTTCTACCTGACGCTGAGGTGGCAGCCGAAATGA
- a CDS encoding cell division protein ZapA has product MKQIEVQIMGQSYLLGCPEGGEAQLREAVDRVDAAMCKIRDAGKVKARDRIAVLASLNLAFDLVQREAAPPPAPPAAPSDPTADDARAVQLVQRLDQALAGDGHLL; this is encoded by the coding sequence ATGAAACAAATCGAAGTCCAGATCATGGGCCAGAGCTATCTGCTCGGCTGTCCCGAAGGCGGTGAAGCGCAGTTGCGCGAAGCAGTGGATCGTGTCGACGCGGCGATGTGCAAGATCCGCGATGCCGGCAAGGTGAAGGCGCGCGACCGCATCGCCGTGCTCGCTTCGCTGAACCTCGCGTTCGACCTGGTGCAGCGCGAAGCTGCGCCCCCGCCCGCGCCGCCTGCGGCCCCGTCCGACCCCACCGCCGACGATGCACGCGCCGTGCAATTGGTGCAGCGGCTCGATCAGGCCCTCGCCGGCGACGGACATTTGCTCTGA
- a CDS encoding universal stress protein encodes MKILIAVDGSPHTQKAIDYLAKHRHMFVDANELVVVHVCIGVPGHIARHLSKGTIAEYYQEETAKVIEPVRAQLARHDIANYRIDERHGHAAEEIIKSAGECGAELIVMGTHGHGLIARAIMGSVATKVVAETDISVLLVQ; translated from the coding sequence ATGAAGATCCTGATCGCCGTGGACGGCAGTCCCCACACGCAGAAGGCCATCGACTACCTGGCGAAGCACCGCCACATGTTCGTGGACGCCAACGAGCTGGTCGTGGTCCACGTCTGCATCGGCGTGCCGGGGCACATTGCCCGGCATCTGAGCAAGGGAACGATCGCGGAGTACTACCAGGAAGAAACCGCGAAGGTCATCGAACCGGTCAGGGCGCAGCTCGCACGGCACGACATCGCGAACTACCGCATCGACGAGCGCCACGGCCATGCGGCCGAGGAGATCATCAAGTCGGCCGGCGAATGCGGCGCCGAGCTGATCGTCATGGGCACGCACGGCCATGGCCTCATCGCCCGCGCGATCATGGGTTCGGTGGCCACCAAGGTGGTGGCCGAGACCGACATCTCGGTCCTGCTGGTGCAATAG
- a CDS encoding DUF904 domain-containing protein, which produces MPAPSRIEQIAERVERLLVRHEEVQRTNALLQDQVEALTRERDALKSRLAAARTRLDALLDQLPTDPTQDPSSRS; this is translated from the coding sequence ATGCCTGCACCGAGCCGTATTGAACAGATCGCCGAGCGTGTCGAACGCCTGCTCGTGCGCCATGAAGAAGTACAGCGCACCAATGCGTTGCTGCAGGACCAGGTGGAGGCGCTCACGCGGGAACGCGATGCGCTCAAGTCCCGGCTCGCCGCGGCGCGCACGCGGCTCGATGCGCTCCTCGACCAGCTCCCGACCGATCCTACGCAAGACCCGAGCTCCCGCTCATGA
- a CDS encoding FecCD family ABC transporter permease has product MKSEQRRALGLGVALLVLGGIVLVVGAGVGSTGFESLFAAWRDPVAMQIVGDIRLPRTLGAWLAGALLGLAGAVAQGLFRNPLADPYLLGSASGASLGVGVALWMFGASPASTQWVVRLGMTGAAFVGAVVAVMLTLLLARGVQQTLRLLLAGVIVGVVLGAVKDLITIASADILQAMQGFMLGSTGLVGWSACAVMGALGIVCLLLGWALAPVLDGLALGESTASSLGLPLGAMRAALVAVLALATGAAVAQTGLIAFVGLAAPHLVRSAVKTTHARLIPLSSAMGGLLLMTADLLARWLVAPQELPVGVLTAVLGGSYLLWLMHRRGARGGLR; this is encoded by the coding sequence ATGAAGAGCGAGCAGCGTCGCGCGCTCGGGCTCGGTGTCGCGCTCCTGGTCCTTGGCGGCATCGTGCTGGTGGTCGGTGCCGGCGTGGGCAGCACCGGCTTCGAGAGTCTCTTCGCCGCCTGGCGCGACCCGGTCGCGATGCAGATCGTGGGGGATATCCGGCTGCCGCGCACGCTCGGCGCATGGCTGGCCGGCGCGCTGCTCGGCCTCGCGGGCGCGGTGGCGCAGGGGCTGTTCCGCAATCCGCTGGCCGATCCGTACCTGCTGGGGAGCGCGTCGGGCGCGTCGCTGGGCGTGGGGGTGGCGCTGTGGATGTTCGGCGCCTCGCCGGCGAGCACGCAATGGGTGGTGCGCCTGGGCATGACCGGCGCGGCGTTTGTAGGCGCAGTGGTGGCGGTGATGCTCACGCTGCTGCTCGCGCGCGGCGTGCAGCAGACCTTGCGGCTGCTGCTCGCGGGCGTGATCGTCGGCGTGGTGCTCGGCGCCGTGAAGGACCTGATCACCATCGCCTCGGCCGACATCCTCCAGGCGATGCAGGGCTTCATGCTCGGCAGCACCGGCCTCGTGGGCTGGAGCGCCTGCGCGGTGATGGGCGCGCTGGGCATCGTGTGCCTGTTGCTCGGATGGGCGCTGGCGCCGGTGCTCGATGGACTGGCGCTCGGCGAATCCACCGCGAGCAGCCTCGGCCTGCCGCTCGGCGCGATGCGCGCGGCGCTGGTGGCGGTGCTGGCGCTGGCGACCGGCGCGGCGGTCGCGCAGACCGGGCTGATCGCCTTCGTCGGCCTCGCGGCGCCGCATCTGGTGCGCTCCGCCGTCAAGACCACGCATGCGCGGCTGATCCCGCTGTCGAGCGCGATGGGCGGCCTGCTGCTGATGACTGCCGATCTGCTCGCCCGATGGCTCGTCGCGCCGCAGGAGTTGCCGGTCGGCGTGCTGACCGCGGTGCTCGGCGGCAGCTATCTGCTGTGGCTGATGCATCGGCGCGGCGCGCGGGGAGGCCTGCGATGA
- a CDS encoding enoyl-CoA hydratase/isomerase family protein, translated as MTDSITLHGEGPIAFVTLANAGRLNAMTRAMWRELRAVFEELGRDASSRCVVVRGEGGAFCAGGDISEYPSFRFDEASLREFHENEVWAALAAMLACELPLVAQIEGACMGAGLEIASCCDIRLAGASAKFGAPIAKLGFPMAPREAALVTSAIGDALARDMLLAAGVHDAQRLYDAGFLLRVMPDADVAGAALARAQRIAALAPEAARLNKRTFSSLRSAGGQDPLAPLVAVAYDYADSDEHREGIAAFLGKRTPVF; from the coding sequence ATGACCGATTCGATCACGCTGCACGGGGAGGGCCCGATCGCTTTCGTCACGCTGGCGAACGCGGGCCGGCTCAACGCCATGACGCGCGCGATGTGGCGCGAATTGCGCGCGGTCTTCGAAGAGCTTGGGCGCGATGCGTCGAGCCGTTGCGTCGTCGTGCGCGGGGAGGGAGGGGCCTTCTGCGCCGGCGGCGACATTTCCGAGTACCCGTCGTTTCGCTTCGACGAGGCGAGCCTGCGCGAATTCCATGAGAACGAGGTCTGGGCGGCGCTCGCCGCGATGCTGGCCTGCGAGCTGCCGCTCGTCGCGCAGATCGAGGGCGCCTGCATGGGTGCGGGGCTGGAAATCGCGAGCTGCTGCGACATCCGCCTGGCGGGTGCCTCGGCGAAGTTCGGTGCGCCGATCGCCAAGCTGGGCTTTCCGATGGCGCCGCGCGAAGCCGCGCTGGTGACCAGCGCCATCGGCGACGCGCTCGCGCGCGACATGCTGCTGGCCGCCGGCGTGCATGATGCGCAGCGCCTGTACGACGCCGGCTTCCTGCTGCGCGTGATGCCCGATGCCGACGTCGCGGGCGCGGCGCTGGCGCGAGCGCAGCGCATCGCCGCGCTCGCGCCCGAAGCCGCCCGCCTCAACAAGCGCACCTTCTCCTCGCTGCGCAGCGCAGGCGGACAAGACCCGCTGGCACCGCTGGTGGCCGTGGCCTACGACTACGCCGATTCCGATGAACACCGCGAAGGCATCGCCGCCTTCCTCGGCAAGCGCACTCCCGTCTTTTGA
- a CDS encoding malonate--CoA ligase has product MTDTTTNANLFAALRAAFPSDLDAIAVETDDGLFYSWRDLDRASAMIANLLHALKLKEGARIAVQVEKSVEAMLLYLATLRAGYVFLPLNTAYRQAEIEYFIGNAEPEVVVCSSANAEWVAPIATAAGTRHVFTLDDDRTGTLLEVAAECSDQHDIARKKGDDLAAIIYTSGTTGRSKGAMLSHRNLQSNAEVLKDYWGWRSSRRGDGDVLIHALPIFHVHGLFVAIHGALISGSRMIWLNRFDPRRVVARLPDATVFMGVPTLYVRMLAEPGLTREACSNMRLFISGSAPLLIETFNEWRERTDHTILERYGMSETVMLTSNPYSAVQGERRGGTVGFPLPGVRLRVRDDQGNPCPTEEIGHIEVDGPNVFCGYWRMPEKTKEEFTPDGYFKTGDVGKIDGLGYVTIVGRSKDLIISGGYNVYPAEIEGYINELPGVAESAIVGVPHPDFGEVGVAIVIPKAGATLDADAIVVELKARLANFKIPKRCFVVTELPRNAMGKVQKALLREQHKRLFASA; this is encoded by the coding sequence ATGACCGACACGACAACGAACGCCAATCTCTTCGCCGCATTGCGCGCTGCCTTCCCGTCCGATCTCGATGCGATCGCGGTCGAGACCGACGACGGCCTGTTCTATTCCTGGCGCGACCTCGACCGCGCGAGCGCGATGATCGCGAACCTGCTTCATGCGCTGAAGCTCAAGGAGGGCGCACGCATCGCAGTGCAGGTCGAGAAGTCCGTCGAGGCGATGCTGCTGTACCTCGCGACCTTGCGCGCGGGCTATGTCTTCCTGCCGCTCAACACCGCCTACCGGCAGGCCGAGATCGAATATTTCATCGGCAATGCAGAGCCGGAGGTGGTCGTCTGCAGCAGCGCCAATGCGGAATGGGTCGCGCCGATCGCGACCGCTGCCGGCACGCGCCACGTCTTCACGCTCGATGACGACCGCACCGGCACCCTGCTCGAAGTGGCGGCAGAGTGCAGCGACCAGCACGACATCGCGCGCAAGAAGGGCGACGATCTCGCCGCCATCATCTACACCAGCGGTACCACCGGCCGCAGCAAGGGCGCGATGCTTTCGCACCGCAACCTGCAGTCGAACGCCGAGGTGCTCAAGGACTACTGGGGCTGGCGCTCGTCCAGGCGCGGCGACGGCGACGTGCTGATCCACGCGCTGCCGATCTTCCATGTGCACGGGCTGTTCGTCGCGATCCACGGGGCGCTGATCAGCGGCAGCCGGATGATCTGGCTCAACCGCTTCGATCCGCGCCGCGTGGTCGCGCGCCTGCCGGATGCGACCGTCTTCATGGGCGTGCCGACGCTCTACGTGCGCATGCTGGCCGAGCCGGGTCTGACGCGCGAGGCTTGCAGCAACATGCGGCTTTTCATCTCGGGCTCCGCGCCGCTCCTGATCGAGACCTTCAACGAATGGCGCGAGCGCACCGACCACACCATCCTCGAGCGCTATGGCATGAGCGAGACGGTGATGCTCACCTCCAATCCGTACAGCGCGGTGCAGGGTGAGCGTCGCGGCGGCACGGTGGGTTTCCCGCTGCCCGGCGTGCGCCTGCGCGTGCGCGACGACCAGGGCAACCCGTGCCCGACCGAGGAGATCGGCCACATCGAGGTGGACGGGCCGAACGTGTTCTGCGGCTACTGGCGCATGCCGGAGAAGACCAAGGAGGAGTTCACGCCCGACGGCTACTTCAAGACCGGCGACGTGGGCAAGATCGACGGCCTCGGCTACGTGACCATCGTCGGGCGCAGCAAGGACCTGATCATCAGCGGCGGCTACAACGTCTATCCGGCGGAGATCGAGGGCTACATCAACGAGCTGCCCGGCGTGGCGGAAAGCGCCATCGTCGGCGTACCGCATCCGGACTTCGGCGAAGTGGGCGTGGCGATCGTGATTCCCAAGGCGGGGGCGACGCTCGATGCCGACGCGATCGTGGTCGAACTCAAGGCCAGGCTCGCGAACTTCAAGATTCCCAAGCGCTGCTTCGTGGTGACAGAACTCCCGCGCAACGCGATGGGCAAGGTGCAAAAAGCACTGCTGCGCGAACAGCACAAGCGGCTGTTCGCGAGCGCCTGA
- a CDS encoding bifunctional adenosylcobinamide kinase/adenosylcobinamide-phosphate guanylyltransferase — MKGACRELILGGQKSGKSRRGEQLAAAWLGRSHAHRAVLVATGLAHDDEMRARIARHRSDRALRVPGLVTVEEPRALAQAIRAHASPQTLVLVDCLTLWLTNLMMPADGIAHAPGEIDAATDALVHELEAAIGPVVLIGNEIGLGVIPLGREVRAFVDALGVLNQRVAAACDRVTLMAAGLPLALKEPE, encoded by the coding sequence ATGAAGGGCGCTTGCCGCGAACTGATCCTCGGTGGCCAGAAGAGCGGCAAATCGCGCCGCGGCGAGCAGCTCGCCGCGGCGTGGCTCGGGCGTTCGCACGCGCACCGCGCGGTGCTCGTCGCGACCGGGCTGGCGCATGACGACGAGATGCGTGCGCGCATCGCGCGTCATCGCAGCGACCGTGCGCTGCGCGTGCCGGGGCTGGTGACGGTCGAGGAGCCGCGCGCGCTCGCGCAGGCGATCCGTGCGCATGCTTCGCCGCAGACGCTGGTGCTGGTCGATTGCCTCACGCTGTGGCTCACGAATCTGATGATGCCGGCCGACGGCATCGCGCATGCGCCCGGCGAGATCGATGCGGCGACCGACGCGCTGGTGCACGAACTCGAAGCGGCGATCGGCCCGGTGGTGCTGATCGGCAACGAGATCGGCCTCGGCGTGATCCCGCTCGGACGCGAGGTGCGCGCCTTCGTCGATGCGCTCGGTGTGCTCAACCAGCGCGTGGCCGCCGCCTGCGACCGCGTTACGCTGATGGCGGCCGGTCTGCCGCTCGCCCTGAAAGAACCCGAATGA